Proteins encoded by one window of Ascochyta rabiei chromosome 1, complete sequence:
- a CDS encoding ADP-ribose diphosphatase has protein sequence MASKSKARVTAFTDLSSSDAKWVKLQKIDYIDAKGTSRVWEVATRKTRGKAGVDAVAMGNIIYHPSKPPSTIVVLQFRPPVEATTVEWPAGLIDANEQPEEAAVRELYEETGYRGKVVSTSPAVAADPGMTNANMCLCMMEVHLKEGEPEPEQHLDEGEDILRVNVPLAELYEKLEGWAKEGYVIAAKLYHWAAGVQYAMDHPELFKKLDQPGAGA, from the coding sequence ATGGCCAGCAAAAGCAAAGCCCGCGTGACTGCATTTACGGACCTCTCCTCCTCAGACGCCAAATGGGTCAAGCTGCAAAAAATCGACTACATCGACGCCAAAGGCACGTCGCGAGTATGGGAAGTCGCGACGCGCAAGACGCGCGGCAAAGCGGGTGTCGACGCCGTTGCCATGGGCAACATCATCTACCACCCATCCAAGCCGCCGTCTACGATCGTAGTCCTGCAGTTCCGGCCGCCCGTGGAGGCCACGACGGTCGAGTGGCCCGCGGGCCTCATCGACGCGAATGAGCAGCCAGAGGAAGCCGCTGTACGCGAGCTGTACGAAGAGACGGGGTACCGCGGCAAAGTAGTGAGCACGAGTCCCGCGGTGGCAGCGGATCCAGGCATGACGAATGCGAACATGTGTCTTTGCATGATGGAGGTGCATTTGAAGGAGGGTGAGCCGGAGCCGGAGCAGCATTTGGACGAAGGAGAGGATATTCTGAGGGTGAATGTACCGTTGGCGGAGCTCTATGAGAAGCTGGAGGGGTGGGCGAAGGAGGGGTACGTAATTGCAGCCAAGTTGTATCATTGGGCTGCTGGCGTGCAGTACGCGATGGATCATCCCGAGCTGTTCAAGAAGCTGGATCAGCCGGGCGCTGGTGCCTGA